The genomic stretch CCCACActtcctgatttatttattgttacaaAAGACGCACCAAGTACTTTCCTACCTGCTTACATCTGCTGGAGTTGCCCAGTCATGTGAAATTACCTTTAAACCAACTGGAGCCTGTCCTCACTCTTTCTTAATCACCCCACTCCACACCAACACTCTTCTTTTCCCAGCCTTTATCACTTTGTCCTCTACCTTTCCTCTTATCCTCTTCATCTTGCACACCAATCATACTGCACATCTTCTTGAATTAAAAACTGTGTCCCTCTTACCGTCATCGcccaatatatatatatatatctttgaAATATCTTTGACTTCTTAGCCACTGCTAATTAAAATTGTAACTTGGTGGAAAACCACCATACAGCATAATAACAGTTGGTACTGTTATCAGTAATCTATAATATACTTTTATGCATTATATTTTTTTACTATGTGATGATATTTGCATGATAGCTGTCTTCATGTTTGACccctttgtgttttcaggcacTACGCCCAGTCTCAATGTGTTGCGCTCCTTTACTGTGTCAGCGCAAAGAGAAGGATACAGTAAGTCTTTAACATCACTTAGCTCTAAGATGAAGACCTTATATTTAACACTACAGGGCTGGCTCCTAAATTTAGAGTGACAACACTTTTTGAATGTCAATTTTCCTTGTATTTTGTATACTTTTGCCTTGTAGATTGTGACTGCCTgttgtttggtttcattttaatcaAAGTGGGATTTTGAGCATGTTGATGCACCTAATGGGACAATAATAACTCATTAGCCAGTGTGCAATATGTAACAAAGTCATTTTGTGTTGCAGAGTATGTCAATGCCCAGGAGATCCCCACAGATATGAAGTCCATCACAGACAGAGCCGCACAGACACTGTTGTGGACAGAACTTTTCAGAGGTGAGCTGCACACACAAATTAATACACAGACCCTGAGATCTTGTATTTCAGGATAATGAGTAAAATATCCTGAGTTCCCCACATGCTTGTTTTGCATCTGATCAGCATGACTGACAGGATTGTGTCATTAGGTTTGGGTATGACATTGAGCTACCTGTTCAGAGAACCTGCCACCATCAATTACCCTTTTGAGAAGGGACCACTGTCACCACGCTTCAGAGGAGAACACGCACTGCGCAGGTGACCAATGAGAAGATTGTTGAAGGGATTAACTGTTATTCTAACCTGCTTTATTGTTTTACTGTTTTGGTTACATTATTTCCATTCTAATCtaatttcctcatttatttcctagagtatatgtgtgtgaatgagaggGCCCAAGGTGGAAGAGTGAGGTTACAGGGAGAAGAGATAAAGAAGGTGGAGGATTTTAAGTACCGTACTTAGGGTCAACAGTCTATGGAGAGTGTGGAAAAGAGGGGAAGAAGTGTGTACAGGCAGGCTGGAATAGGTGGAGAAAAGTGCCAGGTGTGATGTGTGATAAGAGTTTCAGCTAAAATGAAAGGGAAAGTGTACAAAACTGTGGTGAGACCAGAGATGTCGGTTGGTCTAGAGACAGTGCCACTGAGGAAAAGACgaggcagagatgaagatgttGAGGTTCTCTTTGGGAGTGACCAGGTTGAATAGGATCAGGATTGAGTACATCAACAGGACAGCAAATGTTCGAGGCTTTGGAGATAAAGTCAGATAGGCCAGACTGAGATGATTCAGACAtgtccagaggagagacagtgaaTATATTGGTTGAAGGGTGCCAGGCAGGAGGCCTCGAGGAAGACTAAAGAGGAGGTTTATAGATGTAGTGAAAGAAGACATGAATGCAATTGTTGTaggagaagaggatgcagaagaTAGGGTTAGATGGAAGCAACTGATTTGCTGTGGCGACCCCTGAAGGGAAAAGCCAAAATAAGGTTTCTTGTTTTCTctaaatgatgttgacattgatTTTGTCCCGTAGTTGAGATCCTAGCATAAAATGAGTGTATTTTTTTCGCACTTTCACTGTATTTGACATGATGCTTTACCAGGTACCCCTCAGGAGAGGAGCGTTGCATTGCCTGCAAGTTGTGTGAAGCCATCTGCCCAGCTCAGGTACAACCGCACTTCGAAACACTGCCCATCAAATCTGCATGCCAAAGATTGTAAACATACTGATATATAAACACGCAAGGAGTCAATTAACTTTTATCGTCGTGCAAATGACATCGGCCTCTGTTGATGTTTCTTTCCGTCCTACGTTTCACGATGTCCCCGTCCAGGCTATTACCATAGAAGCAGAGACGCGTGCTGACGGCAGCAGGAGGACAACCCGTTATGACATTGACATGACCAAATGCATCTACTGCGGCTTCTGTCAAGAGGCTTGTCCTGTGGACGCTATTGTAGAGGTTTGTAAACCTGCTTGGCATATTCTGAAAGACTCACATGATCTTTTCTGGTAGACTGGCCATAAACAGACAGTTAAACTCTAAATCATTGGTTGGCAAACATGACCTAGCAGTATGTACGATCATCCTTCACACATGAGAAGCTAGACGGGAAGTTGTCCTTCCAAGGGTGATAGACATCAAATGAACATgcacataaaaaataaatgaccgACAGATGGTGCCATCTTCAGTTTATTTTACATTCCATTGTTGATATGAATGAGATTAGCAATGGTGTTTTATTAGTTTGTGTCTGTTTCAGGGTCCTAACTTTGAGTTTTCTACGGAGACGCATGAGGAGCTTCTGTACAACAaggagaaactcctgaacaatGGAGATAAGTGGGAAGCAGAGATCGCTGCTAACATTCAGGCTGATTACCTCTACAGATAGACACCAAACGTCCAAACTGTACACACTGTAAGAACATACAATCCTACTGTTGTTCCCGCTTGTCATTAATATCCAGTGGATTTTCTCCAGTTTCCAAGTAATACACATTATATATTATTGAGGGAAGATAGTGTGAAGGTTGTCCTCATTCTGCAGAAATGGCAAACTCCTGGATACTCATGGCAGAATCAGATCATCCTAAACTGATTTTATACTTAATGTTAGCATTTTTTGGCCAGGTTTGATTTCATCTTCTATCCTGTCTTGCTCAATAActaagtaaataaaataaacctgttGTTGGAGCACTTCACATGTGTCCTGTATTATATTTTCTGCATGAACCGATTTTGGATCatattatttttgtatgtggACCACATTCATGGAAGACGGTATCATGAATCAGTGAAGCTGTACGAATGCAGTTGGCGAATATTACCAATGGTGGGCGGTAATGCGAGCTAACCACCATGAAacggaaaagaagaagaagaacgcaATCAACTGCTTTTCACCACCGAAGAAGGGTCAACAAACTACAAAAACAAGCAGCTACAGGCGGAGCGCCTCCATGCTGGACACAAGAACACGGTGGAGGCGTAAACGAGTTTCTTATCATTTGATAGCAGTGTGAGGACATCAATGACGGCGTGTTTACGTGTAAATATTGTTTTACCATTGGAAGCATAGGACTAGTTACTGAGGTGAGGAATGTCCGACTAAATGCGAATTTACGGTAACACGTTAGCATGTTTGCTGACGCTACCTGTCACCCGTCAACGTGATGTTGGTTGCCATTTGATGTCGACAGCGACTTTTACCGTGTGCTTCGGATTATTTAGATGTTTTTGGGCTTTATCGCATGCTGCCATGAGAGTGTAGCATGTATTTGTCTCTAATTAAGATTTAATATGCGCACTCCAGTGTATATCTTGCCAATACTTATGTTTAAATCAATTATCACTGAGTAACATCTAAATTTATAATAAAttctaaaaatgtctttgtCAACTTTATTGGATTATTCACACTAAATATTTACAACATAAGATATAAAGTACATGCATGTGAATTAATAATGTACACAGTCACTGCAGAAAATCTTTTTGACCTTTTGAAACCTTTATGTGATTTGAATGTCAGTTTTATTTAATGTCAAATTAAATGTGTTCTGTCTTTTGTCAGGATGGCAGGGGTTTTTGACATTGACTTGGAGACGGAGGACATCAGCGATACAGAGGTTTGTAACTCAGCTGTTTTTATAAAGCTTGTATCTCATACTGTACATTTTATTCTGTTATCAtgtcccttttctcctcttgtaCAGGATGATGTTTGTGACTTTACTGTGACGGAGTCAGAGAAGTAAGTAACTTAATACTGTAATCCCCAAATGACTCAAGACTAATAAGTTTTTCTTTGTCCTATTTATTCAAGCGTTCAAACCGAAGAGGTGGAGTTGACAAGTGAGAGTGTGAACAGAAACAGCGAGAGAGTTGGACCTGACTGCTTCGAACTGCTGACTGTGCTGGGAAAAGGAGCCTATGGCAAGGTCATTACGCAATATTCACCACGGTAACAGTGAAACATATCACACCTCAGCACCTGTGTGAATTAcaagtagtaataataataatacgcTAATCATAGCAAAGTCGCTGCAGCAGGTACAGCTGGGTTCCTTTATGCTTTAGATTAACGGGCCCTTAGGAATCTTATCCAGAATCCCTTTGGAGTTGAACGGGTTCAGCCTCGTGGTTTTTCTTTGACAGGTCAGTCACTGCATACCTGATGTTAGGTGTTGTTAGTAAGCCTCGATCTAAACACTTAGTTTTTCTGGCCGATTGTTGCCTGTGCAGTCCTCAGCATTGCCTGTTTGCGTTCCGAAAAAGGCTTGAACGGCACACCATTAAACCTGCCTCTGCTCTAATATGTCTGTGTGGAAGAGACCTGGGTGATGCTGTGTAACTACCTTGTGTCCTGTCTTTCCATGGCAACATGAAACATCCACAACCTCATCTCCGTAGAAGAGTTTGGCTGGTTCTCACCCTGTTCTAATCCTCCTACACAGCAGTTTCTCTCCCAGTTAATGACCGTGTTTCAGCCTACACAGGAAATCGATAAACACCTGACTATAATCTTCAAACTCCCCAATTTTGGGCCAGTGTATCTATCAGATTTgatgctgagctgaagacaACTAGTGATTTGATTTACAATTGTATTAATCACTATTTATGAGTTGAGATATTCTTAATGTTCAGCCTTTTTCCACGCCTGTCTGAAACTTTAGCATAGTACCGCATGTAATAAACAGATGACACTGAAATGTGTTGCCAGGTTTTTCAGGTGCGGAAGGTTCAAGGAGCTCAGATGGGGAAAATTTTTGCCATGAAGGTACTAAAAAAGGTAATGTGGCACATCTGCTTCCTCTGGCATGTGAAAAGATTTCTTTACTCTGCCAACCACCTTTCAAGCGCTTTTCTTCCAATTAAATCTCCCCTCCCGTTCCTCTCTCTGTAGGCTAAGGTTGTTTGTAACGCCAAAGACACAGCCCATACGCGAGCAGAGCGGGAGATCCTCGAGACGGTGAGACACCCGTTCATTGTGGATCTGCTGTATGCGTTCCAGACTGGGGGGAAACTCTACCTCATCCTTGAGTATCTGAGTGGTGAGACAACCTTTATTTTTGCTCTCAGCTTTGTTGCAACTAAGCAACAAACCCTTAAATacacctgtttgtttttaccaGGAGGAGAAGTATTTATGCAGCTTGAAAAAGAAGGCATCTTCATGGAGGATACTGCTTGGTGAGGACCTGAAATGCAACACCTTCTGAAAAGCATATATAAAAACatgatgctttttttatttgtgcGACTGTCACTCGTGAATGACAAGTATGTTTGTCTTTTATATGTGGTGATTGATATAAGGTTTGTGTGCAGTTTTTATCTAGGGGAGATCACGCTGGCCTTAGGTCACCTTCACTCTAACGGGATCATCTACAGAGATCTAAAACCTGAAAACATCATGCTTAATCATGAAGGTATCACACTGTGAATTTTAATAAACTTGCTCTGTTGAGATGCAGAATGTGGTTTTTATCAGAAattagatctttttttttttaatagggCACATCAAATTAACAGATTTCGGCCTCTGCAAGGAATCCATTCACGATGGAACTGTCACGCACACCTTCTGTGGCACCATAGAGTACATGTGAGTTCTACTGCCCTCATAGCACACTCACCTACTGTCAACTGTTGTCTTTACTTTTGAAATGGCTGCTAATTAGGATGTCTGTTACTCCACCAGGGCCCCAGAGATCCTGACCAGGTCGGGTCACAATAGAGCTGTTGACTGGTGGAGTCTGGGAGCCCTCATGTATGATATGATGACTGGATCAGTAAGTGCAAAGGAATAAACTCCAGCCCCATCGTATGTGCTTTGAAGTAAACCCTGTAAAATCCTTGTAACACCTGCTATTAGGCTCGATCCTGATAAAAAGCAGGAAACGCGTGTTAATTTCTAATCATCTGCTGCTTAAATCTCCGAGCACAAGTTGGAAAATGTCATCATCTTTGATCCTGTCATGAACTCGTAAGGTGCTTTCACACCAATTGTTTGGTCCTTCTTAAATGGACCAGAGTTCATTTCCTTGGTAGGCCATTTTGTTTCTGTCTAAACAAGTAAAGTCTGGTCCACCTCAAAACATAggtcttggtttgtttttaagttACCCAGAGAGAAAGTGAACCAAAAATAGGTTGTTAACCatggaagtgaaccaaagagaggCACCATGGAAGTCACGTAGCAACAGTGTGAAGCCAAAGAAACAGACTAGCAGAGGTAGAATAATGTCTCCTTGGCAGTAGTGGTGTATATAGGAAGTGCAGGAACCTAATAATATACAATTGCAAGAAAAAGAATATGAAAATCTTCCGATTTCATAGTGTTTACGCTAAAATGTGTCGAGTGTAATGTAAATTctcaagatgtgtatttttagcCCTTGCTTTCTCACACTCTTGTGAACATCAAATACTGTTCCAAATTTAAATTTGCAACCTGACAAGTACCCTCCAAGTTTCCTAAAATGATCTTGTGTTGGCTTGGGACAACTTGGTATCCTACAATGAAGTATGAACTCCAAAAGTTCACAAGTCCATGCACGAGTCCTAACAGCCTATTTAAACCCATAAGTTAATAAAGCTAATTGGGTCAGCTGCTAGCCTACCTTAAACCAAGTCTCCTGGTGTGAAAGCACCCTGACCCTGGTGTGATTCTCCCCCAGCCTCCATTTACagctgaaaacaggaagaagaccATCGATAAGATCCTAAAGTGTAAACTCAATCTACCCCCGTACCTGACCATCGATGCTAGGGACCTCATCAAAAAGGTATtcggattttttttctccagtcttCTGAATAATGGGACTGCGTCACTTTCAGACTCATCTGTAGCTGTTTGTAGCTGTAAATCTGTATCTCTGTCATATATATTTGATGACTTCACAAAATGAAATTTTGTTTCTTTAAGCTGTTGAAAAAGAGCCCGTCCCAACGACTTGGTTCCAGTAAAGGAGACTGCGCCGACATTCAGGTGACTTAAATTAGGAAACTTAAATAAAAGCAGTGGAAACACTCTTATTTCtgttgatggtggtggatttctaCCTAGAATTTGTCtactttttctttcattggACAAGTTATTTAGAAGAAAATTCCAAGTTGTgtctatattttcatttatttactgtttgaaaatgaataatttgGCTCATTTGAGCTAGTTTTTCttgaaggagctgcagtttgagAGATTTCTTGACTCTCTGGGGTTAAATCAGAATAATTCCCTTTGTGTTGCTACCAGCTGTGTCagattttacttttaaatgGAGAAACTCATAGATTTATATGATAAATAACACAGTTTGCTCCAAATATTAAGCAGCAGGATATGGATTCCCTAGATATTCACTCTGATACACTTGTAAATATGATCAATAAAgaatttatgttttatttattttgacttcCAACTCAGAAACATCCATTCTTCAGACACATCAGTTGGGACGACCTGCTAAACAAGAGAGTGGAGCCTCCGTACAAGCCACAGCTGGTAGGTCCTTGTGTCACCTCAACACCTTTCTACCCCATCACCAGCTAATCTACATCCCTTTTGTGTTTTCAATCCTCTGTTAGTTTCTATTTCTACCATTTTAGTCATTTATCAGACGCTTTTGTCCAAAGGGACTTGTAGTGAGAGACTGTCCATAGAGGGCAGCCCAGGAGGCACTTACACCATTGGGGAACGAGGCATGAAAGCAGTCTGGATTATATGATTCatctgtatttttctgttttccgtGTAGCAGTCGGATGAAGATGTGAGCCAGTTTGACACCAGATTCACCATACAGACCCCAGTGGACAGTCCAGACGATACCACGCTCAGTCACAGTGCAGAACTCGCCTTTGCGGTGAGATTTACCTCCGTATTGGTCTTTTGTCCCTTTCGCCTTGTCAAACCACGCACCTCTAATCTGCCGACAACTAAAATCTCTTTGATTTTTTGTATCTCACTGTTGGTCCCTTTTGAATCTGACAGATTGATTTTTGGTTTGTCTCGACAGGGTTTTACTTACGTGGCTCCATCTGTCCTGGAGAGTTTGAAGGAAGGGTTCTCATTTGAACCCCGGACTCGACCTGTTCGCCGCCACAACAGCAGCCCACGCACACCCATCAGGTGAAGCCTGAGCAtctcctttgacctctggacGGTTCTGTCCATCCACAACTGTACACAGACAGATATCAACAAccaatgtttgtgttggttttagTGTTGGGACATTTTCTGAAAACTTACAGCACAAAATGTGCAGCGGCGGTCTGGTTGTGTTTGACAGAGATTTAGGGTTAAATGAAGTGGACTTGGGCTTCAaatttgtttgcattttgatGCCTGGTTGATATGACTACCGTCAAGTTTGATAAGGCAACTTTGGAAGGATATTATTTTGATTTATGATCCAAACTTTGTCTCAGGAAGGTTTGTCAACTATCGCTAAATATCTGCTATCGGCAATAATAATATCATTTAAGCAGACATTTTCATATCTGTGCCTCCCCACCgcgttatttattatttagttGAGCCAATCGTGTGCAGTTTCCTTATTTTAGAGCTTCCAGACATCTAAACTCACTTGACTCCTTTTCAGCCCTCAGAATTTTTCTGCAGCTGGTCCTTTCAAGGCCGGCGTCAGTGGGGATTCTGACCTGCACTCACATTCTTCTCCTCCATCGGCTTTATCACCGGAAAACGGAGCCGCCAGTCAGCCCATCAGGACTCCAGCGAGGGTTAAGAAGGTAAAAGGTCACCATCGATGAAGAGGCAACAGAAGAGATATCGGTCAGAATCAGACTTTTGTTGTAGTCAGTAAGTGTTGAAGTTCAgagtggtgttttttttctttttctctcagcCTCTACCTGATGCAGTTCTTTAAGAGTCTCTATCTATTCATCTATTTCAAGGTGTCTACAGACAGATCAGAGTGGTCCTGGCCTTCCCCTGTCAAGGCCCGTTGTCTCAGGTGGTTGCAAACAACTcctgtttctgcttctgtcatGGCGGCATTAAAATCGAATAAACTGGCAAATATGATGGTTGAGTTTTGAATACAGCACTTAAAAACAGGACCTCCAGTCAGTAATTCACCACTTTTCATCTGTTCGTTGCACTGGAATTTTGTATTACCCTGAACTGCTGTAAAATTAGATTTATCAGCCGTTCATTTCAAGTTTGTACAGGTCGACAATCACACTGGTGTTTTAATGAAGGATCACTTTGTTgttattcttttctgtttttccccacttttttgggggggccgTTTGACTTTTGTGACACTGACTTTAAGGACCCGGGACAATCATTGGATCCTTTTATGTTGGTTTCATCAGCATCAGAGTGTTTATGCAAAAATGAACACATAAAATAATGAACAATTACTTTGGGGGAAGTTCTGACCAGTGTGTAGTTTGATAGCATCCAttacatctttttaaaaataacttcTGGGCTGACGACCAAAGCCGGCTGTCTGGTTTTATGCTCAGGAGATCATGTTTTTGAGATCTCCTCCCATAAAAGGCCGAAGCTTTAACACGTATCCTAAATATTGATCAATGCCTAGAGAGCACGAGACGCTTTAATCATGAATTAATAATCAAATCCAGACTTTGCCCCCACATAAATAACCAGTAAATTACTGTTAAATCAGGCTGCTCTGATGTGGTGCTCTTACAAACAAAACTGTTTGTAGAAAGTATTTTGATTAAACAACAGACTTATTTTTGCACTTGAAACCTTTGTCAAATAGTGCTACAGTTCCATatatacacatttatatataCAGGTATGTATTAATACAAACAACACCCCTACAGTCACAGTAGTGGCCAAGTTGCACTGTTTCAGATTAACTATGATGCATTTTGAATTCTAAGCATGTTAATTTCCAATGTAATAAATGTATATACACTATATAGAACAATATGTACATATGAATAAAGGGATATGTCAGCATCTtctctgttgtgctgttttTCTTCAGTTGTTTCCTTTCAGCCAGTCTACTCAGTAATTAAGCACTGCTTATGTTTCGAGACTGATGGTTTAATCATCGTGACCCGTCGGGCCTTTATCAAGGCGCTCGTTCAACCTCTGTAGAGTTTCACCTGAAGAAATGTTCAGAATCCTTGTGACACGATCGGCCCCTCAACGGCTGCAAGCTGACCAGAGCCAAAACGGGTGGTTTGCTGCAGATTAGTGCATTTTTAAGCTTTTTTGATCAAACAAAGGCTCATACCAGCTTATTCTTGTGTGGAGCCAACACTTCCAAGGTTCTAATCGGTCACAGTTGCTCCACGCCCCCAGCCTCGTTATGCTAACCAGACTCCAGCTACCCTCCCAGCTGACCCCACCTTAGCCTGTTATaacagctcctcttcctcaacagTCCTGCATGTCTTTGTAATGTTACTTAAGGTTCCTTTTGCACAACTGCAAATCAAGCCTTCAGTCAGCGTGTTGGGATCCACTTGGATCTACTATTCAAGAGGGCGTCTCTTAACTCTTAAGTTCAAAGGAATTGGAGATGTTTTCCCCAGCCAACACATTTGATGACTATCTAacagggatttttttccccgctCCGATATTTATACGTTTATTTGTGAAGCTCATGAATTCTTCACCACAGACTAGAAGGCTGCTGTGACTCTTAATCAGTCCTGCTGCAGTGCTGAATAGAAAACCAGGGTGGTACTTTTCTTCAATTAGAGAAGAATAATGGATAGTTCTCTCCTTACGGGGGCCTTTATATGAGCTGTCACACTGTTCCCGCAGGCTGTTGCCAAGACAGCATCCTTCGGTCTCAGTGGAGATGTGAGGATGCTGGACCTTCAAAAAGAGAGTCAACGTCAGCAGGGTAGAAACATAACCCCACTGCCAGGGATTAACCAAATGATCACTCCGTTAAACTGCAGCATTATTAAAAATGTGAATTCTGTCCTTTCAGAATTTTTAATCCCAAATCAGGCAAAAGTACGAGAACTCTAAATGTGAACCAGCAAGGGATAGAAATGACTTTTCTGGCCGTCCTGGTTCTTTCACTGCACTAAACCGACTATATTTCCTAGAAGAGGTCCTAATATAGGGGTGCAAACTTTAAAAAGGTGTCGGAGCCTCACCCTTGAAAGGTTTCAGTAGAATATAGCACTGTTTTAATAGTGCTTGTTTGGGCCCCCGGATGCAGTTTCAAAACTAGTTTAAAAGCCAAAACTTTGCCAGATCTTTTCAGTTTATTCCCTGGAATCAAGTAATTGCTGCAGAAACTTTGTGCTACTGAACTTCAGCTCAAGGAATGGGTTTTACCATCGCTGTCTTCTTCGGGAATAACGAAAAGCAAAATGTGTGAGATGGAGCCCATCGACAGAAACGGAAAGGCAGGTTAAGAGTGCAGGAGTGGGAGGAAGACCTTATTTGGTCTTCCTCCCAAGAGTCTCAGAAGTGAACAAGGCTGACAAGTCTGAGAGCGCTGAGCACAGAACTTCCACAGTGTTTCTGAAATGGAGAGGAATGGGAAATGACAACCAGCACCAGGAGAAATGATTCACGGGGCAAGAGGgcaataaatcaaatcaaatcaaatcaatctttatttatatggcgtcttatacaatcaaaattgtttcaaggcgctttccagaaacccagggcctgaccccagacaagcaacagtggcaaggaaaaactcccctttaacaggaagaaaccttgagcaggaccaggctcatgtagggggaccctcctgctgatggccgaaTAGGGAACATGACAGCAACATTACTGTCTGTATAAAAAGACCActcttgaatgattttttttaaaaaaaataacagaatacagttaaaatattatttatgtTAACGTATTGAGATtgtaatcattttatttatgagCAATTTTCAAGTTTCAGTTCTCCCTCTATTCTTCCACACCCAAAACAAAATTATTTATTATACTTCTTCAAGAAAGAAATTAAGTGTGGATCATCTCACAACTTAATAACTTTAAATTGTAGACAATATTGCTTTTAATAAACTGATTATTTGAATGTAAACAGAGAACAAAGACGACCGGTGCAATTCGCGACCTTGCATTTAATTGCCGCATGATGGCGCCAAAGTACTGTGTTCAATATATTCCGTTCCAGTTATACAGAATCACTTTTGTATTTAGTGGCTGCACGCGGTCTTCGATGGGGATTGCACAAATCAATACACCATCATTTACCTTCAAACCGAGTAAGGATTAATGCAACACATGTATCATTCATTTAGTAACAGCTAATTATCCTTTTCTATGGTAATTATGTGAGTGTCTCTCAACACAATGCAGGGCAAAATCCAGCTGATAGCAGGGCGATGTTGCTGTGGGTTCGCAGCAATAAAAGAAGTCTCACAGAGCCACCTCAGACACCATTTTACGGACCCAGCTCATGTACCCTTGTGCATCCATGTGCTCATGAATACACGAGGGCATCTGTTGGTCACGGAAGCTTGAAGCCATCTGTGTCATTCCTGCagtacaataataaataaaaaaaacctcacttaAGTCTACATCCTGGCAGATGAAAAGAGGGTTACTGCATGGTTAAATAACACATCTTTGCTTCAGGCAGATCTGAATTGATCCAATTTAATGATGCCGATCCTTTGCACGCCCTGTTGTAGTCACGCAGCGGTTTTTAAAGCTGTGAGGGGATTTCTGTTCCGATCTGACCCAGACCTGAATGAAGGTCATCTCAAATCCTTTTGTtaaactttatttctttatcaGTCACTGAACATGATATGTGTGAGAGCTGTCACTCCAATATAGGGTCACTTTAGTTCGGGACAAAAGAGGAGATGGACCTCTTTGCTATCCCAGGTTGTCATTCACAGGTAGCTTCATTAATAAAGGATAAAACGTGCACGCTGCCAGCTGCCTCTGCCTTTGATGCCCCCCAACACGGAGGCTGCTGGTCATTTTCAGTGCAGAAAAGAGTGCATTAGGTGCATTAAACCAGCCTGGATAACAACTGAGTAAAAGCGGCTACAGCCTGACTCTTGAGAACGATGACCTGGACACCCCATCAATCAGCGAAGAAACTCACCTCATGTGACACAGTGTTGTGCAGAGCACTTTCTCCAAATTCACAAtatgaattattcattttctcTCAACTGAACATAGTCTCTTTTGACAAAGTTGTTTGTGCTTTTTGATTGTGGGAGGAAAGAATCTCTTCCATAATCAATCATAATATTAAGGCCTGCAAAACATCTTTAAACATAAGaagtcaataaataaataaaattgcaTAAAAACACATTGAAATCAACCAAAGGCCTGAAT from Takifugu flavidus isolate HTHZ2018 chromosome 6, ASM371156v2, whole genome shotgun sequence encodes the following:
- the ndufs8a gene encoding NADH:ubiquinone oxidoreductase core subunit S8a — translated: MAATLRLLYSVSKPGTTPSLNVLRSFTVSAQREGYKYVNAQEIPTDMKSITDRAAQTLLWTELFRGLGMTLSYLFREPATINYPFEKGPLSPRFRGEHALRRYPSGEERCIACKLCEAICPAQAITIEAETRADGSRRTTRYDIDMTKCIYCGFCQEACPVDAIVEGPNFEFSTETHEELLYNKEKLLNNGDKWEAEIAANIQADYLYR